One Poseidonibacter antarcticus genomic window carries:
- a CDS encoding AraC family transcriptional regulator: protein MNDKILKEVNKLVKDNSLTHTNINAVSLYKTTTFLPRTPLTYDFCLVFVLQGKKIGYLPNKKFEYDSKNYLVVPTTLPFECETHASKEEPYICILINIEKEIMYEIISSLSKEESKKCKSVQMAIFQDKVTPDLEDSIYRLLKTLQSKEESKILGESILREIFYRIAIGENAHFLHKMFLENKMEAKMTRTLKTIHNQYQKHLDIPTLAKEEEMSVSSFHTHFKKVTSLSPLQYIKKIRLNKAKDLLTRNDLQVNETAYAIGYESSSQFSKDFKSYYGYPPKEAKASFEIV from the coding sequence AAAGAAGTAAATAAGCTTGTAAAAGACAATTCTCTTACACACACAAATATAAATGCTGTTAGCTTATATAAAACTACTACTTTTTTACCACGAACTCCATTAACTTATGATTTTTGTCTAGTATTTGTTTTACAAGGTAAAAAAATAGGTTACCTTCCAAATAAAAAGTTTGAATACGATTCTAAAAACTATTTAGTAGTTCCAACAACTTTACCTTTTGAGTGTGAAACTCACGCATCAAAAGAAGAACCATATATTTGTATTTTAATAAATATAGAAAAAGAAATTATGTATGAGATAATTTCATCATTATCAAAAGAAGAATCAAAAAAATGCAAATCAGTACAAATGGCAATTTTTCAAGATAAAGTTACGCCTGATTTAGAAGATTCTATTTATAGATTATTAAAAACACTTCAATCAAAAGAAGAATCAAAAATATTAGGCGAATCAATTTTAAGGGAGATTTTTTATAGAATTGCAATAGGTGAAAATGCTCATTTTTTACATAAAATGTTTTTAGAAAACAAAATGGAAGCAAAAATGACAAGAACATTAAAAACTATTCATAATCAATATCAAAAACATCTTGATATTCCAACACTAGCAAAAGAAGAGGAAATGAGTGTATCATCTTTTCATACACATTTTAAAAAAGTAACTTCATTAAGTCCTTTACAATATATTAAAAAAATACGATTAAATAAAGCAAAAGATTTATTAACAAGAAATGATTTACAAGTAAATGAAACAGCTTATGCAATAGGATATGAAAGCTCTTCACAATTTTCAAAAGATTTTAAAAGTTACTATGGCTATCCACCAAAAGAGGCAAAAGCCTCTTTTGAGATTGTTTAA
- a CDS encoding iron-containing alcohol dehydrogenase, producing MSLVYDYSNPTAIHFGKGQIASIVKHLNKNNKILVVYGGGSIKSNGVYDEVSSVLEGYNWQEFSGVEANPHYETLNKAVAICKAEKIDFILAVGGGSVIDGSKYIAASSLYNGDGWDFLDGIAKVEKAIPIGAVLTLPATGSESNGSAVVSKKATNEKRFFASSFVYPKFAVLDPSVMSTLSDRQLANGLVDAFVHTCEQYLTCPNTSLLHDGYAETILRGLNTLAKTWDNRKDPVWEENLMLLANQALNGFIGSGVKQDWATHMIGHELTAFYGVDHAQSLAVVQPQLLRVMIEDKKEKLAQMGENVFGIKNDNEAVIVAIENMYHSVGVTTNLNDYDSVDDKVIENIIPSLKAHGMTAIGENQNITLEISEKILKMAMQ from the coding sequence ATGAGTTTAGTATACGATTATTCAAATCCTACAGCAATTCACTTTGGAAAAGGTCAAATTGCTTCAATAGTTAAACATTTAAATAAAAATAATAAGATATTAGTAGTTTATGGTGGTGGTTCAATTAAATCAAATGGTGTTTATGATGAAGTTTCATCTGTACTTGAAGGTTATAATTGGCAAGAGTTTTCAGGTGTTGAAGCAAATCCACATTATGAAACATTGAACAAAGCAGTTGCTATTTGTAAAGCAGAAAAAATTGATTTTATTTTAGCAGTTGGTGGTGGTTCTGTAATTGATGGTTCAAAATATATTGCAGCTTCATCACTTTATAATGGTGATGGTTGGGATTTCCTTGATGGAATTGCAAAAGTTGAAAAAGCTATACCTATTGGTGCTGTTTTAACATTACCTGCAACGGGAAGTGAATCAAATGGAAGTGCTGTTGTATCTAAAAAAGCTACAAATGAAAAAAGATTTTTTGCTTCATCTTTTGTTTATCCAAAATTTGCAGTATTAGACCCAAGTGTAATGAGTACATTATCAGACAGACAACTAGCAAATGGTTTAGTTGATGCATTTGTTCATACTTGTGAACAATATTTAACATGTCCAAATACATCTTTATTACATGATGGTTATGCTGAAACTATACTTCGAGGTTTAAATACTCTTGCAAAAACTTGGGATAATAGAAAAGATCCAGTTTGGGAAGAAAACTTAATGCTTCTTGCAAATCAAGCTTTAAATGGTTTTATAGGTTCAGGTGTTAAACAAGATTGGGCTACTCATATGATTGGACATGAATTAACTGCATTTTATGGAGTTGACCATGCTCAAAGTTTAGCTGTTGTTCAACCTCAATTATTAAGAGTTATGATTGAAGACAAAAAAGAAAAATTAGCTCAAATGGGTGAAAATGTTTTTGGAATCAAAAATGATAATGAAGCGGTAATTGTGGCAATTGAAAATATGTATCATAGTGTTGGTGTTACTACAAATCTAAATGATTATGATAGTGTTGATGATAAAGTTATTGAAAATATCATTCCATCATTAAAAGCTCATGGAATGACTGCAATTGGTGAAAATCAAAATATTACATTAGAAATTTCAGAAAAAATTCTTAAAATGGCTATGCAATAA
- a CDS encoding peroxiredoxin: MACDTGVKAREESVAIENSQIDSNTEIKKDKKMSSTMVQRQIPEFKMDAYDAKTGHFTTVSSEDYKGKWAVVCFYPADFTFVCPTEIAAMNAHYDEFQDLGVEILAVSTDTKFSHKRFVETEPVLAGLKLTIGADTTNAVSEAFGVLIEEEGMALRGRFLFNPEGVCVAQEVQAPMVGRNVDEFLRQVRAWQHATATGEVCPAGWRPGKKTLPVNTDAEKMTGRVGDYITIEEILS, encoded by the coding sequence ATGGCTTGCGATACAGGTGTTAAAGCTAGAGAAGAAAGTGTTGCTATAGAAAATAGTCAAATAGATTCAAATACAGAAATAAAAAAGGATAAAAAAATGAGTTCAACAATGGTTCAAAGACAAATACCAGAATTTAAAATGGATGCATACGATGCAAAAACAGGTCACTTTACAACAGTATCAAGTGAAGATTATAAAGGTAAATGGGCAGTAGTTTGTTTTTATCCAGCTGATTTTACATTTGTATGTCCAACAGAAATTGCAGCTATGAATGCTCATTATGATGAATTCCAAGATTTAGGTGTTGAGATTTTAGCAGTATCAACTGATACAAAATTTTCACATAAAAGATTTGTAGAAACTGAACCAGTTTTAGCAGGTTTAAAACTTACAATTGGTGCTGATACAACAAATGCAGTAAGTGAAGCATTTGGAGTTTTAATTGAAGAAGAAGGAATGGCTTTAAGAGGAAGATTTTTATTCAATCCTGAAGGTGTTTGTGTAGCACAAGAAGTACAAGCTCCAATGGTAGGAAGAAATGTAGATGAGTTCTTAAGACAAGTTAGAGCTTGGCAACACGCAACTGCAACAGGTGAAGTTTGTCCAGCAGGATGGAGACCAGGTAAAAAAACACTTCCTGTAAATACAGATGCTGAAAAAATGACAGGTAGAGTTGGTGATTATATTACTATTGAAGAGATTTTATCTTAA
- a CDS encoding DUF2238 domain-containing protein yields the protein MIMKFLWIIAFFTILLWSGINPKDQFTWFLEVIPAIIGFIVLAFTFNKFKLTPLVYTLILIHCIILMVGGHYTYAQVPLFDTIKEVLNQDRNNYDKLGHFAQGFIPALIAREILIRKDIIPKANWRNFFIVCFCLAFSAFYELIEWIVALFSGEDADDFLGTQGYVWDTQSDMALALIGSIFALILLSKFHDKQLKKIK from the coding sequence ATGATTATGAAATTTTTATGGATAATCGCATTTTTTACTATTTTACTTTGGTCAGGAATTAATCCAAAAGATCAGTTCACTTGGTTTTTAGAAGTGATTCCAGCAATAATTGGCTTTATAGTTTTAGCTTTTACTTTTAATAAATTTAAACTAACTCCCCTCGTCTATACTCTTATATTAATTCATTGTATTATTTTAATGGTTGGTGGTCACTATACTTATGCACAGGTACCACTTTTTGATACTATTAAAGAAGTTTTAAATCAAGATAGAAATAACTACGATAAATTAGGTCATTTTGCACAAGGATTTATTCCGGCACTAATTGCAAGAGAGATTTTAATACGAAAAGATATTATTCCAAAAGCAAATTGGAGAAACTTTTTTATAGTTTGTTTTTGTCTAGCCTTTTCAGCTTTTTATGAACTTATAGAATGGATAGTAGCACTATTTAGTGGTGAAGATGCCGATGACTTCTTAGGAACACAAGGCTATGTTTGGGATACTCAAAGTGATATGGCACTTGCACTAATTGGAAGTATTTTTGCACTTATTCTTTTAAGTAAATTTCATGATAAACAGTTGAAAAAGATTAAATAG
- a CDS encoding DMT family transporter: protein MSNNAKGLAITSLGVLIMSLESLLVKLTNIDTITFCFYLGIFIFISMAITLIIKEKEEIKVITKKSFPILIACAILMGSSNFFFISGIKNTSVANVVIIFGTSALFSALYAYLIYKEKVTKNILIASTFMIFGLFIIFKDDLGLGNMIGNIYALLAVSCFSLAFVFLSKHININRIALTATVGLYMAITSFILSDSLIIDLRTLGVLLLMGLLVNPFARVLMSNGTKYISASEATLLMIIETIMAPIWVWMFLNEIPNSNTFIGGSIIILTLVANSLYTLKRNKVKSI from the coding sequence TTGAGTAATAATGCAAAAGGTCTAGCTATAACATCGCTAGGCGTTTTGATAATGAGCTTAGAATCTTTACTTGTAAAACTTACAAATATTGATACAATTACTTTTTGTTTTTATTTAGGAATCTTTATATTTATTTCAATGGCTATAACATTGATTATAAAAGAAAAAGAAGAAATTAAAGTAATTACAAAAAAATCTTTTCCTATTTTAATTGCATGTGCGATTTTAATGGGAAGTTCAAACTTCTTTTTTATCTCAGGAATTAAAAATACCTCAGTTGCAAATGTTGTAATCATTTTTGGTACATCAGCGCTTTTTTCAGCACTATATGCTTATTTGATTTATAAAGAAAAAGTTACAAAGAATATTCTTATAGCTTCTACTTTTATGATTTTTGGACTTTTTATAATCTTCAAAGATGACTTGGGTTTAGGAAATATGATTGGAAATATTTACGCACTTTTAGCTGTGAGTTGTTTTTCTTTAGCGTTTGTTTTTCTATCTAAGCATATAAATATAAATCGTATTGCGTTAACTGCAACAGTAGGTCTTTATATGGCAATTACTTCATTTATTTTGAGTGATTCTTTGATAATTGATTTAAGGACTTTAGGAGTACTTCTTTTAATGGGATTACTTGTTAATCCCTTTGCTAGAGTTTTAATGTCAAATGGAACAAAATATATTAGTGCAAGTGAAGCAACACTTTTAATGATAATTGAAACAATAATGGCACCTATTTGGGTTTGGATGTTTTTAAATGAAATACCAAATTCAAATACATTTATTGGAGGAAGTATTATTATTCTAACTCTAGTAGCTAATTCATTATATACATTGAAGAGAAATAAAGTAAAATCTATTTAA
- the metH gene encoding methionine synthase, whose product MLKKIQNIIKEKVLIIDGAMGTQLQIADIKAEEWIYEGEDLEGCNELLNLTAPHILRNIHDAYASAGADLITTNTFGSMPWVLDEYDIGKTSYELSKLGAQLVKESCDKYSTPQKPRFVLGSVGPGTKLPSLGHIQYDEMYEGYKIMAQGLADGGTDIFLLETCQDPLQIKAALHALTDAAPQIPIMVSITIELTGTMLIGTDAQTIAAIMAPFNILSLGFNCGTGPKQVYKHVKTLSEVSKFPISVHANAGLPQNKGGVSYYPMGPDEFTKLQKEFLPINGVSFLGGCCGTTPEHIKVLAHAVKDAIPLKPCGFLKASLASLFSTVSLKQEPAPLLIGERSNATGSKAFRELLKENNYEGTLTVGQQQVRAGAHIIDVSVGFAGRDEREDMDEVVKLYSQKISLPLMPDSTQIYALEAALKQIGGRPIINSVNLEDGEEKFDAVCKLAKKFGAALVCLTIDEVGMAKTTADKIRIAQRIYDLCVNRHGFDPADLVFDMLTFTIGSGDDEYRTAGMETMEAIREFQILHPEVGTTLGLSNISFGLDIKARAYLNSIYLDYCVKAGLTSAIVNVKHILPLNKISEADKKACDDLIFNNQEDGDPLFAFIEHFSNVDDLEEQSDEEYQKLEPIEKVKKLLLDGDKDRLLPLVEELRHDIKPEIIVNEWLIDGMKIIGELFGSGQMQLPFVLQSAETMKATVDALNPYLPKEEKATETVIVVGTVKGDVHDVGKNLVDIILSNNGFKVINIGIKADLNSFLIAAKEHKAQAIGMSGLLVKSTAVMKENLEELQKMGIDIPVLIGGAALTKAFVNDFCRPIYDGPIFYCRDAFDGVVSMQRIETGDLDNTALAADLIEVKDTSKKKEEKEVIIPPYEEIQLPAKAPFVFPPLWDRVAKSNNELDKELIFKWINHRVLFRQRWGYKRGKQSSEKFLKYENEVVEPLYRKLKDDFMDKNIFEPIAIYVYYPCISHDNKLYIFDKEHLFNSEKEAQNVPPLEEAIKVLEFPRQKRKPFRCIPDFFANDRLDVVAFTLASAGLKVSDYERGLYDEGKFTEYYQVHGLGVELAEALAEVLHKQIRLDLDIVPKEGITLNDVQMKQYTGCRYSPGYAACPDLAMNKDFFDLLKPEEFGIELSETFQMHPEQTTCAIVVPHKDANYYNI is encoded by the coding sequence ATGTTAAAAAAAATACAAAATATAATAAAAGAAAAAGTACTAATAATAGATGGAGCTATGGGAACACAGCTTCAAATAGCAGATATAAAAGCAGAAGAATGGATATATGAAGGCGAAGATTTAGAAGGTTGTAATGAGCTTTTAAACTTAACTGCACCACATATTTTAAGAAATATTCATGATGCTTATGCGAGCGCTGGCGCTGATTTAATCACAACTAATACTTTTGGTTCTATGCCTTGGGTTTTAGATGAATATGATATTGGAAAGACTTCTTATGAGCTTTCAAAACTTGGAGCTCAACTTGTAAAAGAATCTTGTGATAAATACTCAACGCCCCAAAAACCAAGATTTGTATTAGGTTCTGTTGGACCTGGAACTAAACTTCCTTCATTAGGTCATATTCAATATGATGAAATGTACGAAGGTTATAAGATTATGGCACAAGGTTTGGCTGATGGTGGAACTGATATCTTCTTACTTGAAACTTGTCAAGATCCATTGCAAATAAAAGCAGCACTTCATGCTCTTACAGATGCAGCACCACAAATTCCTATTATGGTATCTATTACAATTGAATTAACAGGAACAATGTTAATAGGAACTGATGCTCAAACAATTGCAGCGATTATGGCTCCTTTTAATATTTTATCACTTGGATTTAACTGTGGAACTGGACCTAAACAAGTTTATAAACATGTAAAAACTTTAAGTGAAGTTTCTAAATTCCCAATTTCAGTTCATGCAAATGCAGGACTTCCTCAAAATAAAGGTGGAGTTTCTTATTATCCAATGGGACCTGATGAGTTTACAAAACTTCAAAAAGAGTTTTTACCTATTAATGGTGTTTCATTTTTAGGTGGTTGTTGTGGAACTACTCCTGAGCATATAAAAGTTTTAGCCCATGCTGTAAAAGATGCAATACCTTTAAAACCTTGTGGATTTTTAAAAGCATCGTTAGCTTCATTATTTTCTACTGTAAGCCTAAAACAAGAACCAGCCCCACTTTTAATTGGTGAGCGTTCAAATGCAACTGGTTCAAAAGCTTTTAGAGAATTATTAAAAGAAAACAACTATGAAGGAACACTAACTGTTGGACAACAACAAGTTCGTGCAGGAGCTCATATTATTGATGTATCTGTTGGATTTGCAGGACGTGATGAAAGAGAAGATATGGATGAAGTTGTTAAACTGTATTCTCAAAAAATATCACTTCCTTTAATGCCTGATTCTACTCAAATTTATGCACTTGAAGCAGCACTTAAACAAATAGGTGGAAGACCTATTATCAACTCTGTTAACTTAGAAGATGGAGAAGAAAAGTTTGATGCGGTTTGTAAATTAGCCAAAAAATTTGGAGCTGCACTTGTTTGTCTTACAATTGATGAAGTTGGAATGGCAAAAACTACAGCTGATAAAATAAGAATAGCCCAACGTATTTATGATTTATGTGTAAATAGACATGGTTTTGATCCAGCAGATTTAGTATTTGATATGTTAACATTTACTATAGGTTCTGGTGATGATGAATATAGAACAGCTGGTATGGAAACGATGGAAGCTATTAGAGAATTCCAAATCCTTCATCCTGAAGTTGGAACTACGCTTGGACTTTCAAATATTTCATTTGGTTTAGATATAAAAGCTAGAGCTTATTTAAACTCTATTTATTTAGATTATTGTGTAAAAGCTGGATTAACATCTGCTATTGTAAATGTTAAGCATATTTTACCACTAAATAAAATTAGTGAAGCTGATAAAAAAGCTTGTGATGATTTAATTTTTAATAATCAAGAAGATGGTGATCCATTATTTGCATTTATTGAACACTTCTCAAATGTTGATGATTTAGAAGAACAAAGTGATGAAGAGTATCAAAAGTTAGAACCAATTGAAAAAGTGAAAAAGCTTTTACTAGATGGTGATAAAGATAGACTTCTTCCTTTAGTTGAAGAATTAAGACACGATATTAAACCTGAAATTATTGTAAATGAATGGTTAATTGATGGTATGAAAATCATTGGTGAATTATTTGGAAGCGGACAAATGCAGTTACCGTTTGTACTTCAAAGTGCAGAGACTATGAAAGCTACTGTTGATGCTTTAAACCCTTATTTACCAAAAGAAGAAAAAGCTACTGAAACTGTAATCGTAGTTGGAACTGTAAAAGGTGATGTTCATGATGTTGGTAAAAACTTAGTTGATATTATTTTATCTAATAATGGATTTAAGGTTATAAATATTGGTATTAAAGCTGATTTAAATAGCTTCTTAATTGCTGCAAAAGAGCATAAAGCTCAAGCAATTGGAATGAGTGGATTACTTGTAAAATCAACTGCTGTTATGAAAGAAAACTTAGAAGAGCTTCAAAAAATGGGAATTGATATTCCTGTTCTTATTGGTGGAGCAGCACTTACAAAAGCTTTTGTAAATGATTTTTGTAGACCTATTTATGATGGACCAATTTTTTATTGTAGAGATGCCTTTGATGGTGTAGTTTCTATGCAAAGAATTGAGACAGGTGATTTAGATAATACTGCACTTGCTGCTGATTTAATTGAAGTTAAAGATACAAGTAAGAAAAAAGAGGAAAAAGAAGTAATTATTCCTCCTTATGAAGAAATACAATTACCTGCTAAAGCACCGTTTGTTTTCCCTCCATTATGGGATAGAGTTGCTAAAAGTAATAATGAATTAGATAAAGAATTAATCTTTAAATGGATAAATCATAGAGTATTATTTAGACAAAGATGGGGATACAAAAGAGGTAAACAATCTAGTGAAAAATTCTTAAAATATGAAAATGAAGTAGTAGAACCATTATATAGAAAATTAAAAGATGATTTTATGGATAAAAATATTTTTGAACCAATTGCTATTTATGTTTATTATCCTTGTATTTCGCATGATAATAAACTTTATATTTTTGATAAAGAACATTTATTTAATTCTGAAAAAGAAGCACAAAATGTACCACCTTTAGAAGAAGCTATAAAAGTATTAGAATTTCCTAGACAAAAAAGAAAACCATTTAGATGTATTCCTGATTTCTTTGCAAATGATAGATTAGATGTGGTTGCATTTACACTTGCTAGTGCTGGACTTAAAGTATCTGATTATGAAAGAGGACTTTATGATGAAGGTAAATTTACAGAATATTACCAAGTTCACGGACTTGGAGTTGAGTTAGCTGAAGCTTTAGCAGAGGTTTTACATAAACAAATTAGACTTGATTTAGATATTGTTCCAAAAGAAGGAATTACTTTAAATGATGTTCAAATGAAACAATATACAGGTTGTAGATATTCTCCTGGATATGCAGCTTGTCCTGATTTAGCAATGAACAAAGATTTCTTTGATTTACTAAAACCAGAAGAGTTTGGAATAGAATTATCTGAAACATTCCAAATGCATCCAGAACAAACAACTTGTGCAATAGTTGTGCCTCATAAAGATGCAAATTATTATAATATTTAA
- a CDS encoding SAM-dependent methyltransferase, which translates to MSQQKFWNSKFSRDGFLYGLKPNTFIASKIKLLAKNSQVLCIGEGEGRNAIFLAKKDFDVTAVDASDIGLLKLQDRAKEEGLKIHTLCMDLNHWKVEHKYDVIVASYLHMYKNERKELFEKIEESLNENAYFIGEFFSTKQVNYSSGGPRDEDLLYTVDDFKSSFSLCDKDIKEQITILDEGKGHQGEACVIRVVIQKL; encoded by the coding sequence ATGAGTCAACAAAAATTTTGGAATAGTAAATTTTCAAGAGATGGTTTTTTATATGGTTTAAAACCAAATACATTCATAGCTTCAAAAATAAAACTTTTAGCAAAAAACTCACAAGTACTTTGTATTGGTGAGGGAGAAGGTAGAAATGCTATTTTCCTTGCAAAAAAAGACTTTGATGTTACAGCTGTTGATGCTTCTGATATTGGCTTATTAAAACTACAAGATAGAGCAAAAGAAGAAGGTTTAAAAATTCATACTTTATGTATGGATTTAAACCATTGGAAAGTAGAACATAAATATGATGTGATTGTAGCTTCTTATTTACATATGTATAAAAATGAAAGAAAAGAATTATTTGAAAAAATTGAAGAATCATTAAATGAAAATGCTTACTTTATTGGAGAGTTTTTCTCTACAAAACAAGTAAATTATTCAAGTGGAGGACCACGTGATGAAGATTTACTTTATACTGTAGATGATTTTAAAAGCTCATTTTCTTTATGTGATAAAGATATAAAAGAACAAATTACAATTTTAGATGAAGGAAAAGGTCATCAAGGTGAAGCTTGTGTTATTAGAGTAGTAATTCAAAAACTATAA
- the ribA gene encoding GTP cyclohydrolase II codes for MNLEISKIANLPTKYGNFKIQSFKDNDKEHLAVYTNTLPSIPTVRIHSECMTGDVFKSIKCDCGEQLDYALKYIAKEGGMIIYLRQEGRGIGLFNKVNAYSLQDLGHDTMKANELLGFEQDYRKYEIVDEILKHFEIEKINLMTNNPLKLKSLKAIKIENRVPVIMTSCASNYEYLETKKNRMGHLL; via the coding sequence ATGAATTTAGAAATATCAAAAATAGCAAATCTTCCAACAAAATATGGAAACTTCAAAATACAATCTTTTAAAGATAATGATAAAGAACATTTAGCAGTTTATACTAATACTTTACCTTCAATCCCAACAGTTAGAATTCATTCTGAATGTATGACAGGGGATGTATTTAAAAGTATTAAATGTGATTGTGGAGAACAGTTAGATTATGCATTAAAATATATTGCAAAAGAAGGTGGAATGATTATCTATCTTAGACAAGAAGGTCGAGGTATTGGACTTTTTAATAAGGTAAATGCTTATTCTTTACAAGATTTAGGTCATGATACAATGAAAGCAAATGAGCTTTTAGGTTTTGAACAAGATTATAGAAAATATGAAATAGTTGATGAAATTTTAAAGCATTTTGAAATAGAGAAAATAAATCTAATGACAAACAATCCTTTAAAATTAAAGTCTTTAAAAGCAATAAAAATAGAAAATAGAGTGCCTGTTATTATGACGAGTTGTGCTTCTAATTATGAATATTTAGAAACAAAAAAGAACAGAATGGGACATTTATTATAA